One genomic region from Artemia franciscana chromosome 17, ASM3288406v1, whole genome shotgun sequence encodes:
- the LOC136038207 gene encoding histone H2B produces MAPKTSGKAAKKAGKAQKNISKTDKKRKRKRKESYAIYIYKVLKQVHPDTGVSSKAMSIMNSFVNDIFERIAAEASRLAHYNKRSTITSREVQTAVRLLLPGELAKHAVSEGTKAVTKYTSSK; encoded by the coding sequence ATGGCTCCAAAAACTTCAGGAAAAGCAGCAAAGAAAGCTGGTAAGGCGCAGAAAAACATTAGTAAAACTGATAAGAAAAGGAAACGAAAGAGGAAGGAAAGCTACGCCATTTACATTTACAAAGTTCTCAAGCAAGTGCATCCCGACACTGGTGTTTCTAGCAAGGCAATGAGCATAATGAATAGCTTTGTCAACGATATCTTTGAAAGGATTGCTGCGGAAGCCTCTCGTCTAGCTCACTACAACAAGAGGTCCACCATCACTAGCAGAGAGGTTCAAACTGCTGTGAGGCTGCTCCTACCCGGAGAACTTGCCAAGCATGCTGTTAGTGAAGGCACTAAAGCTGTAACAAAATACACAAGCTCCAAATAA